One Deltaproteobacteria bacterium genomic region harbors:
- a CDS encoding SRPBCC family protein, translated as MSKDGLFDFRILLNSSLSMIKKTVLGVFVLVLVLALLPAALSSKAELVRSIEINSDVEKTHRYLVDLKNFASWSPFAAEDPTSTAEVFNEGVGSTFSWVGEKTGSGRMTIAEIVPNQTIKLGLEFTAPMEGTAKSEWHTEKISDTVTKVTWTFQQEFPYLKRYFGLLIAPMMGGTFDKGLQSLKFNVEALK; from the coding sequence ATGTCTAAAGATGGCCTATTTGACTTTCGTATTCTGCTGAACTCAAGTTTAAGCATGATTAAGAAAACCGTGCTCGGTGTTTTTGTTCTCGTTCTTGTTTTGGCGCTGTTGCCCGCGGCGCTTAGCTCCAAGGCTGAACTTGTGCGATCCATAGAAATTAATTCCGACGTCGAAAAAACTCATCGCTACTTAGTCGACCTAAAAAACTTTGCATCTTGGAGCCCCTTCGCTGCTGAAGATCCAACGTCCACGGCAGAGGTATTCAACGAAGGAGTCGGTTCGACATTTTCATGGGTTGGTGAAAAAACTGGTTCGGGGCGAATGACGATCGCAGAAATTGTTCCCAATCAAACTATCAAGCTAGGTCTTGAATTCACGGCTCCTATGGAAGGTACGGCGAAAAGTGAATGGCACACCGAGAAAATCAGCGATACGGTCACCAAAGTTACCTGGACCTTTCAACAAGAGTTTCCATATCTAAAACGGTATTTTGGCTTGTTAATTGCGCCTATGATGGGCGGGACCTTCGACAAAGGGCTTCAAAGTTTAAAGTTCAACGTCGAAGCCCTGAAATAG
- a CDS encoding MBL fold metallo-hydrolase, with translation MNYKKSLLRSAILPALFLAGSAAVSIIGCSTAPVKKDGNLNDTSASPQIYTFESDANGFNTKNFFYDNGQEVVVFDTQFTAETAKKSLEFLRTKTQNPITFVVVTHPNPDKFNGMSVFQEQGAKVVASRATSDSMKGVHDYKKYYFVQIAKMFTEETYPKLSQVDVVFDQSYEIKLRNGETVELSELSSSGVSSNQTVAYLSGPNALFVGDLVHHNAHAWLEGGIVNAKPVPAIKGWIAGLNELSKRFGSKNPKVYGGRGEAAELNVAASAQIAYLKKADSIVTKYVSALGAQKTELQTEKAGQHYLALQSVFESAFPEYTLGYMIQYGVYGLANTK, from the coding sequence ATGAACTATAAGAAATCCCTACTCAGGTCCGCGATTTTGCCTGCGCTATTCTTAGCTGGCAGCGCAGCTGTTAGCATAATTGGTTGCTCAACAGCGCCCGTAAAAAAGGACGGCAATTTAAACGATACAAGTGCAAGCCCTCAAATTTACACGTTCGAGTCAGACGCCAACGGCTTTAACACGAAAAATTTCTTTTATGACAACGGACAAGAAGTCGTGGTTTTCGACACTCAATTTACCGCGGAGACCGCGAAAAAATCGTTAGAATTCTTGCGCACTAAAACTCAGAATCCGATCACATTTGTCGTCGTCACTCATCCGAATCCCGACAAATTCAACGGTATGAGTGTTTTTCAAGAGCAAGGAGCAAAAGTAGTCGCCTCAAGAGCGACGTCCGACAGCATGAAGGGGGTCCACGACTACAAAAAATATTATTTTGTACAAATCGCGAAAATGTTTACTGAAGAAACCTACCCCAAGCTTTCGCAAGTGGATGTGGTTTTTGATCAAAGCTATGAAATCAAGCTTCGCAATGGCGAGACAGTTGAGCTTTCGGAACTTTCCTCTTCCGGTGTTAGCAGCAATCAAACCGTCGCTTACCTCTCTGGTCCGAATGCATTGTTCGTCGGCGACTTAGTTCATCATAACGCCCATGCATGGCTCGAGGGTGGGATTGTAAATGCGAAACCGGTCCCGGCCATAAAAGGTTGGATCGCCGGCCTTAACGAACTTTCAAAGAGATTTGGTTCGAAGAATCCGAAGGTGTATGGCGGTCGCGGCGAAGCGGCCGAGCTGAATGTTGCGGCGTCTGCCCAGATTGCCTACTTGAAGAAGGCAGATTCGATCGTAACGAAATATGTCTCGGCTCTGGGTGCGCAAAAAACCGAGCTTCAGACAGAAAAAGCCGGCCAGCACTATTTGGCTCTTCAGAGTGTTTTTGAAAGCGCATTTCCCGAATACACTTTGGGCTACATGATTCAGTACGGTGTTTACGGATTAGCTAATACAAAATAA
- a CDS encoding haloacid dehalogenase-like hydrolase produces the protein MFNEFSSALWSDVDTSIAGAIQRRSSNNTRPVAAFDADGTLWDCDAGEAFFQWQLDNCQLQGLPEDPWAHYRNWKKRDPHGAYGWLAQISAGTSLETVREWAQHCFEKHQPWPLFRSIGTLFEKLKAADFEIYVVTASVKWAVEPGALHLLGVPHDHVLGIETESVAAPAGGPLIVTEQVKSPITYRQGKADALLRATGGRKPVFAAGNTIGDIALLESATDLKLMIQSQSPLASNEPELALSEKKLRDHGRPLGWRLHAFRS, from the coding sequence ATGTTCAATGAATTCAGCTCGGCCCTGTGGAGTGATGTCGATACTTCGATCGCAGGCGCAATTCAACGGCGCAGTTCAAATAATACTCGGCCTGTTGCCGCGTTTGATGCCGATGGAACCCTATGGGACTGTGACGCAGGCGAAGCGTTTTTCCAGTGGCAGTTAGATAATTGCCAGCTTCAAGGGCTTCCAGAGGATCCCTGGGCCCACTATCGAAACTGGAAAAAGCGTGATCCCCACGGCGCCTACGGATGGCTAGCACAGATTTCCGCAGGGACGTCGCTCGAGACAGTCCGCGAATGGGCGCAGCATTGTTTCGAAAAACATCAACCGTGGCCCTTGTTCCGCAGCATCGGAACTTTGTTTGAAAAATTGAAAGCTGCCGATTTTGAAATCTACGTTGTTACCGCCTCCGTAAAATGGGCGGTTGAACCTGGAGCACTACATTTACTTGGTGTCCCGCATGATCACGTTTTGGGAATTGAAACAGAATCCGTAGCCGCGCCGGCCGGCGGCCCGTTAATTGTTACCGAACAAGTCAAATCTCCGATCACCTATCGCCAAGGAAAAGCTGACGCTTTACTTCGAGCGACCGGCGGCCGTAAGCCAGTCTTTGCCGCAGGCAATACGATCGGAGATATCGCTCTCCTTGAGTCCGCGACCGATTTAAAGCTGATGATCCAGTCCCAATCCCCCCTGGCATCGAATGAACCCGAGCTCGCTCTATCGGAAAAAAAATTGCGCGATCACGGCCGCCCACTGGGCTGGCGCCTCCACGCTTTCCGCTCCTAA
- a CDS encoding DUF4160 domain-containing protein yields the protein MYNAIMPTIFVIGPFRIIINTKDHRPAHVHCVGPGIFVIIEIATQEVTRNKGVSQKDIKRLQVIVAENKDVLMNEWRHYHEEE from the coding sequence ATGTATAATGCAATTATGCCGACGATCTTTGTTATTGGCCCATTTAGAATCATCATCAACACCAAAGATCATAGGCCAGCCCATGTGCACTGTGTGGGACCAGGAATATTTGTGATTATTGAAATTGCGACCCAGGAAGTGACTCGCAATAAAGGCGTTTCTCAGAAAGATATAAAACGACTGCAAGTCATCGTCGCGGAAAACAAAGATGTCTTGATGAATGAGTGGAGGCATTACCATGAAGAAGAATAA
- a CDS encoding helix-turn-helix domain-containing protein, whose amino-acid sequence MRQDRDASIQLNGVTIIHQKIRGNEVGHHTHNEHEFFFPLQGEIQISVQQKTLKAGAGKLIYLPPNTTHSFKSDSASQGERVILIIDHKLWQKFDGPSVEARVLAASQLCKEIVFQLLIYPKTKAGSALIQTLIQTLAEMLEAANDSSEGDIAFFLAKTSDERMKKALQYIADEFDKNLAANSISQKAGLSVRNLNRLFLKELGMTPKQVLTSHRIQEAKKLLSKGRMTVTDTAFEVGYSSVSQFISTFRKHTGQIPSAFLPTL is encoded by the coding sequence ATGCGGCAGGATCGGGATGCGTCCATTCAACTCAATGGAGTTACGATCATTCACCAAAAGATCAGGGGGAATGAGGTAGGTCATCATACCCACAACGAGCATGAGTTCTTTTTTCCGCTCCAGGGCGAGATTCAAATTTCTGTACAACAAAAAACCCTGAAGGCTGGTGCGGGTAAACTCATTTACCTACCCCCGAATACGACTCACTCATTTAAATCTGACTCTGCCTCGCAAGGCGAACGAGTTATTCTAATCATCGATCATAAGCTTTGGCAGAAATTTGATGGACCAAGTGTTGAGGCGCGAGTGCTTGCTGCGAGCCAGCTATGCAAAGAAATCGTTTTTCAACTTTTGATTTATCCCAAGACAAAAGCCGGAAGTGCTCTCATTCAAACTTTAATTCAAACTTTGGCAGAGATGCTTGAGGCGGCAAACGATAGTTCGGAAGGCGACATTGCCTTCTTCCTGGCAAAAACCAGCGACGAACGAATGAAAAAGGCGCTACAATATATCGCCGATGAGTTCGATAAAAATCTTGCGGCGAATTCCATTTCTCAAAAAGCGGGATTAAGTGTTCGCAACCTCAATCGCCTTTTCCTAAAGGAGCTCGGTATGACTCCGAAACAAGTTCTCACTTCTCACAGAATTCAAGAAGCGAAGAAGTTGCTTTCTAAAGGCCGCATGACGGTCACCGACACCGCCTTCGAAGTTGGTTATAGCTCGGTCTCGCAATTTATCTCGACCTTCCGAAAGCACACGGGACAGATTCCCTCAGCTTTTTTGCCGACTTTGTAG
- a CDS encoding class I SAM-dependent methyltransferase, translating into MIFDSGIPLPLIEVENVDYESVKAHAEQMDTWLGYRLEEVEAVVRSGSAVVPDREFWISKPVQTFSTPYLDIFHALREAGTSSADVVVDLGCGYGRMGAVLALQFPGTGFIGIEVVKERLDEAERVLKQFSNLPFKLYSGDLRTFELADAKVDGREASQFFIYDFGSREDFEFVFRSLRKIAATKPITVIARGGRSRDLIQKTEKWLCDVNPPRHFKRFSIYRS; encoded by the coding sequence TTGATTTTCGATTCTGGGATTCCGCTGCCGTTGATCGAAGTCGAAAACGTCGACTATGAATCGGTGAAAGCGCACGCCGAGCAAATGGACACTTGGCTTGGCTATCGACTTGAAGAGGTCGAGGCCGTGGTTCGATCCGGATCCGCCGTGGTTCCCGACCGGGAATTCTGGATCAGTAAACCGGTCCAAACATTTTCGACACCTTACTTAGATATTTTCCATGCACTTCGAGAAGCCGGCACTTCTAGCGCTGACGTAGTTGTAGACCTCGGGTGCGGCTATGGCCGGATGGGTGCCGTCTTAGCCCTTCAGTTTCCAGGCACTGGATTCATAGGAATTGAAGTAGTCAAGGAACGATTGGACGAAGCGGAACGGGTGCTAAAGCAGTTTTCCAACTTACCCTTCAAACTCTATAGTGGAGACCTTCGTACTTTCGAATTAGCGGATGCCAAGGTCGATGGGCGAGAAGCCTCGCAGTTTTTTATATATGATTTTGGCTCTCGAGAAGACTTTGAGTTTGTCTTTAGGTCCTTGAGGAAAATTGCCGCCACTAAACCAATTACTGTCATCGCCCGTGGTGGACGGTCCCGCGATCTCATTCAAAAAACTGAGAAGTGGTTGTGCGACGTGAATCCCCCGCGCCATTTCAAGAGATTTTCTATCTACCGAAGCTAA
- a CDS encoding universal stress protein: protein MRALWLTDIFDPALRSSPRSASLPGQALRLLGWNKSDATTITYLAHQGEQNLFLAYDIPKDQRFSIYPEKLLKKHASKLDTRSLKVKLQVITEGSTSMSAGAERVIGFAKKDGADLIALQTHSHKGFKRLVLGSFAETMMLLSPISLLILNPDSKVGKKAKRILYATDIEKSADAGVKKAAQFAKKAGATLRLLHMVLPAYSATIEGQDADVVKYRKQVDDRIQELVAVAEAEGASCEAVIRDELISNTDLILKEAKASKAEILAVQSKAGLLRRMLLGSVARHVVRAAKIPVLVIR, encoded by the coding sequence ATGCGCGCGCTTTGGCTTACCGACATTTTCGACCCCGCACTTCGTTCTTCGCCACGTTCAGCTTCATTGCCAGGCCAGGCGCTTCGTCTGCTTGGCTGGAACAAGTCGGATGCTACGACGATCACTTACCTTGCCCATCAGGGCGAACAAAACCTTTTCCTTGCTTACGACATTCCGAAAGACCAACGATTTTCAATTTACCCCGAAAAGCTTTTGAAAAAGCACGCATCTAAACTTGATACACGGTCATTAAAGGTAAAGCTCCAAGTAATCACCGAAGGCTCGACGTCCATGAGCGCAGGAGCGGAAAGAGTTATTGGTTTCGCGAAAAAAGATGGCGCCGATCTGATCGCCCTTCAAACTCACTCTCACAAGGGTTTCAAACGCTTGGTGTTAGGAAGCTTTGCTGAAACGATGATGCTTCTTTCGCCGATTTCGCTTCTCATTCTGAATCCAGATTCAAAAGTGGGCAAGAAGGCGAAGCGCATTCTTTACGCCACAGACATCGAAAAGTCGGCTGATGCTGGCGTAAAAAAAGCGGCACAGTTTGCAAAGAAGGCCGGAGCGACGCTTCGTCTACTCCACATGGTGCTTCCTGCCTATTCCGCAACAATTGAAGGGCAAGACGCCGACGTTGTGAAATATCGAAAGCAAGTGGATGACCGTATTCAAGAACTTGTCGCCGTCGCTGAAGCGGAGGGCGCTTCATGCGAAGCGGTTATTCGCGATGAACTGATCTCCAATACGGATCTCATACTCAAAGAGGCAAAGGCCTCAAAGGCCGAAATATTAGCGGTTCAATCGAAGGCCGGACTACTTCGCCGCATGCTTCTGGGAAGCGTGGCGCGCCACGTGGTGCGCGCCGCAAAGATCCCAGTGCTTGTTATTCGCTAA
- a CDS encoding DUF1080 domain-containing protein has product MNMNQTLIFFIATAAVNLFTFSASAQEVLFERNALNFVTQTNRCSEVVAQGSQPPRFIVDENGYLTYSGDGDFGLVFIDQQYRNFQLDLEVSVPSGHFEYANSGIFFRSKDPRRLDHPGLPEEIIQLAKNRTPGFVSNWSSYEVQLLAGTNLGGPSANKTNGAFYGVPEGASQGQQTRSEYKFDPGETYQVRLVVIEQDFKVYMKWAKSADFVLVAAMTNSDPTRSFEPGYVGLQSYYSNGGSVRALRFSKVTIHELR; this is encoded by the coding sequence ATGAATATGAATCAGACACTCATTTTTTTCATAGCGACAGCGGCGGTAAATCTCTTCACCTTTTCGGCGTCAGCCCAGGAAGTTCTATTCGAGCGGAATGCCCTAAATTTTGTTACCCAAACCAATAGATGTTCGGAAGTGGTCGCCCAGGGATCTCAGCCGCCAAGATTTATAGTCGATGAAAATGGGTATTTGACCTATTCGGGAGACGGGGATTTTGGATTGGTTTTCATTGATCAACAGTACAGAAATTTTCAACTCGACCTCGAGGTTTCTGTCCCTTCAGGTCATTTCGAATATGCTAATTCGGGCATCTTCTTTCGCTCCAAAGATCCAAGACGGCTCGATCACCCCGGTCTACCAGAAGAAATCATACAATTAGCAAAGAACAGAACCCCTGGGTTCGTATCCAATTGGTCAAGCTACGAAGTTCAGCTTCTTGCGGGTACTAACCTTGGGGGACCTTCTGCCAATAAAACAAACGGTGCATTTTACGGGGTTCCGGAAGGGGCCTCGCAGGGGCAGCAAACTCGTAGCGAATATAAATTTGATCCGGGAGAAACCTACCAGGTTCGCTTGGTTGTTATCGAACAAGATTTCAAAGTTTATATGAAGTGGGCGAAGAGTGCCGACTTTGTTCTAGTGGCGGCGATGACAAACAGCGATCCAACGCGAAGTTTCGAGCCTGGCTATGTCGGACTTCAGTCCTATTACTCGAATGGCGGAAGTGTGCGAGCTCTGCGATTTAGCAAAGTGACTATTCATGAGCTTCGCTAG
- a CDS encoding TlyA family RNA methyltransferase — MEEFVRIDVWLVENGKVSSRQKAQELIGEGRVHLIDARGRRQLVKKSSLTVPEAEFQIEVAETDGPEFVSRGGLKLSGALQRLPDFDVRGHTVLDLGISTGGFTDCLLQAGALGVVGVDVGHGQLAEKLRTDSRVTLLEGINARDAAAENSTARALILKANRDRKFSRVVIDVSFISLKLVLPAAAALLADSAAASDGGSGKILALVKPQFEVGREGLGKNGIVKDAKLYPQVETSIRDTCVALGLKVEDFFESPILGSDGNKEYFIYATNPQVGLF; from the coding sequence ATCGAGGAATTCGTGCGGATCGATGTCTGGCTCGTAGAAAACGGAAAAGTGAGCTCTCGGCAAAAAGCTCAAGAGCTGATTGGCGAAGGGCGAGTTCATTTGATTGACGCTCGCGGACGCCGTCAGCTCGTGAAAAAATCTAGTCTCACCGTTCCTGAAGCTGAGTTTCAAATAGAAGTCGCCGAAACTGATGGCCCCGAGTTTGTTTCTCGCGGGGGCCTTAAGCTTTCCGGTGCGCTTCAACGACTGCCTGATTTCGATGTTCGCGGCCATACAGTTTTAGATTTGGGAATTTCAACCGGCGGATTTACGGACTGTCTTCTTCAGGCAGGCGCATTAGGCGTGGTCGGCGTCGACGTCGGACATGGCCAGCTAGCAGAAAAGTTGCGCACCGACTCGCGCGTCACTCTATTAGAGGGAATAAATGCTCGCGATGCCGCAGCCGAAAACTCGACGGCACGCGCGCTGATTCTGAAAGCAAACCGCGACCGAAAATTTTCGCGAGTGGTGATCGATGTTTCTTTTATTTCTTTGAAATTGGTTTTACCTGCTGCCGCCGCGCTCCTGGCTGACTCCGCCGCAGCCTCCGATGGAGGTTCGGGAAAAATATTGGCACTTGTAAAGCCCCAATTTGAGGTTGGGCGCGAGGGCCTGGGAAAAAACGGAATCGTGAAAGATGCGAAACTTTATCCGCAAGTCGAAACGTCCATTCGGGATACTTGTGTTGCGTTGGGGCTAAAGGTTGAAGATTTCTTCGAAAGCCCTATTCTGGGGTCTGATGGCAACAAGGAGTACTTCATCTATGCAACAAATCCTCAAGTGGGTCTCTTTTAG
- a CDS encoding glycerol-3-phosphate dehydrogenase/oxidase, whose product MLNLMKREEYDLVIIGGGINGAGVARDAASRGMKVAVIEAEDFAVGTSSRSSKLIHGGIRYLENYEFHLVFEALSERALLFDIAPNLVHPLRFVLPLYKGNRVGMFLMGLGMWAYDALSLFEAPEPHERLSAEESCRRLPLLQPKGLQGSYVYSDAYMDDDRLVHETLRSAVALGARVVNRARAKDVVMKDGKITAVIAHDSKSGKDFEIRGKHFVSTVGPWTDRVATDLLKDWKKILRPSKGVHLTFKRSRFDVKDAIVMAADDEKRIVFGIPRHEMYIIGTTDTDFSGDPKDVSVTPEDVKYLLEVASHYFPGAKLTKDDIISSYAGVRPLVDDGSVTESKTSREHVVLNDPRNITFVAGGKYTTYRRMALDTVESTLDFFNLEERVRFGRSGTEAPLNRLASVEALTSARQSIERYMNGSGLDLEEVTLLVERHAMEIEALLKHDPGPPLSSKERMWIMEAKHAIRETMCDSLVDFYSRRVPLFLSQRDHGLGYLNRISRAFQEELGWTESERVNACQALQEYIRKELSWRDSV is encoded by the coding sequence ATGCTTAATCTGATGAAGCGCGAAGAGTATGACCTCGTGATTATTGGCGGGGGAATTAATGGCGCAGGCGTTGCCCGTGATGCCGCCTCCCGCGGAATGAAAGTTGCCGTCATCGAGGCGGAAGATTTCGCGGTCGGCACGAGCTCGCGGTCTTCGAAACTGATTCATGGTGGAATCCGCTACCTCGAAAACTATGAATTCCATTTAGTCTTCGAAGCGCTTAGTGAGCGAGCACTGCTTTTTGATATAGCACCGAACTTGGTCCACCCCCTGCGCTTTGTTCTGCCGCTTTATAAAGGAAACCGAGTCGGCATGTTTCTAATGGGCCTAGGAATGTGGGCCTACGATGCGCTATCGCTTTTTGAAGCACCAGAACCGCATGAGCGCTTAAGTGCAGAGGAATCTTGCCGTCGTCTTCCTTTGCTTCAGCCCAAAGGCCTCCAAGGAAGTTATGTTTACAGCGATGCGTACATGGACGACGATCGGCTCGTGCACGAAACGCTTCGCTCGGCCGTGGCTCTTGGCGCCCGAGTGGTCAATCGTGCTCGGGCTAAAGACGTAGTCATGAAGGACGGAAAAATCACCGCGGTCATCGCGCACGACTCAAAGTCAGGAAAAGATTTTGAGATTCGTGGCAAGCACTTCGTCAGTACTGTCGGCCCGTGGACAGATCGCGTGGCCACGGACCTTTTAAAGGACTGGAAGAAAATATTGCGGCCCTCAAAGGGCGTTCACTTAACTTTTAAGCGGTCGCGCTTCGACGTTAAAGACGCCATTGTTATGGCGGCAGATGACGAGAAGCGAATCGTCTTCGGAATTCCGCGGCATGAAATGTACATCATCGGAACCACAGATACAGATTTTTCGGGCGATCCCAAGGATGTCTCAGTAACCCCAGAAGACGTGAAATATCTTTTAGAAGTTGCAAGCCACTATTTCCCAGGCGCAAAGCTCACGAAGGATGACATTATCTCTAGCTACGCGGGCGTGCGGCCCTTGGTCGACGACGGTTCGGTGACCGAATCTAAAACATCCCGCGAACATGTGGTTTTAAATGATCCACGAAACATCACGTTCGTTGCGGGCGGAAAGTACACCACCTACCGTCGCATGGCCTTGGACACCGTCGAAAGCACACTCGATTTTTTTAATCTCGAAGAGCGTGTACGCTTTGGACGGTCAGGAACTGAAGCGCCACTCAATCGCCTTGCCTCTGTTGAGGCATTGACGTCAGCGAGACAATCGATTGAGCGCTATATGAACGGATCCGGACTCGACCTAGAAGAGGTCACTCTTTTGGTCGAAAGACATGCGATGGAAATTGAAGCTCTCCTCAAGCATGATCCGGGTCCACCTTTAAGCTCGAAAGAACGTATGTGGATAATGGAAGCGAAGCACGCCATAAGAGAAACGATGTGCGATTCGCTGGTCGATTTTTATTCTCGACGTGTGCCGCTCTTTTTGTCTCAGCGCGATCACGGCCTCGGATATTTAAATCGAATTTCAAGAGCGTTCCAAGAAGAGCTCGGATGGACTGAGTCAGAACGTGTAAATGCCTGCCAGGCTCTTCAAGAATATATTCGCAAAGAACTTTCCTGGCGCGATTCCGTCTAA
- a CDS encoding alpha/beta hydrolase produces the protein MKILISTFTSTLILIVNISTAHTASSHTCGKDIAGGVEYRWCIDRPLVGNNDVLYYLHGGGGNETSWTTATDNLEIQKEWDFSHSKSPTVITVSFGASWLLTEVAKPDNPALFPIFTDDIMSHLESKLGTPVGKRLLKGESMGGFNASQLWLKKPNSFSRVALVCPGISTIGPYSSKMAIAEFLDRNKLYIDLARVNELLEWTKWEFPTVQSWVDHDPLALIQNGAKRSAELYVSCGEQDEYGFFEGAGKFSDLASVTGANVKWDPMAGGHCVSNAKAIADFLSR, from the coding sequence ATGAAAATCTTGATTTCTACGTTCACTTCGACACTCATACTCATCGTAAATATTTCGACCGCACATACCGCCTCTAGCCATACATGCGGCAAAGATATTGCCGGCGGTGTGGAGTATCGCTGGTGTATTGATCGTCCGCTAGTTGGAAATAATGATGTTCTTTATTACCTTCATGGTGGCGGTGGTAACGAAACATCGTGGACGACCGCAACCGATAATCTAGAAATTCAGAAAGAATGGGATTTTAGTCATTCGAAATCACCGACCGTTATCACAGTTTCCTTCGGAGCAAGCTGGCTTCTCACAGAAGTTGCGAAGCCGGATAATCCGGCGCTCTTCCCGATATTCACTGACGACATCATGTCTCACCTCGAATCAAAACTTGGAACTCCAGTCGGGAAGCGCCTATTAAAAGGTGAATCGATGGGAGGATTCAATGCGAGTCAGTTGTGGCTGAAAAAACCCAATTCGTTTTCTCGTGTTGCTCTGGTTTGCCCTGGCATTTCAACGATCGGACCTTACTCATCAAAGATGGCTATCGCCGAATTTCTCGACCGGAACAAACTTTACATTGATCTGGCGCGCGTTAATGAATTGCTTGAATGGACAAAGTGGGAATTTCCAACAGTCCAAAGCTGGGTCGATCACGATCCTCTAGCTCTCATCCAAAACGGCGCTAAGCGCTCGGCTGAACTTTACGTATCCTGCGGAGAGCAGGACGAATACGGTTTTTTTGAGGGAGCCGGAAAGTTTTCGGATCTGGCCAGCGTCACTGGTGCAAACGTCAAGTGGGACCCGATGGCAGGGGGCCATTGCGTTTCGAACGCGAAAGCTATCGCCGATTTTCTTTCAAGATGA
- a CDS encoding aminopeptidase P N-terminal domain-containing protein: MRKPTDNMDTFARRRRLLAEKAKGAAIILPSHPEKVRNNDVHHPYRQDTNLYYLTGWEESDSVFVFRPGQTPETVMFVRPKDVERETWDGFRYGPAGCAQEFRIEKTYLISEFDKQIVELLKPVDRVFYHFNVDKEFDQNLLMLLGDVKRSHGRTGRGHLPLLDSWELIGEMRVLKTADDVEAMRKACVVTARAHVDVIKAAKPGMTERQLLGVFLGSIYRQNADREGYGSIVASGANACTLHYVFNDQTCRDGDLLLIDAGAEVRHYTGDITRTFPLNGKFTAPQRKVYDRVLEVQKHLFTLAKPGTAFKSLQETTVELLTDAMIDLGLIKTKRKEAIDLQLYKKYYPHGVSHYLGMDVHDTGLYQTIGDSSVSRVLEPGVAFTIEPGLYVPATDMDAPEEFRGIGVRIEDDVVVTATGCENLTAEAPKEVADLEAMIGR, translated from the coding sequence ATGAGAAAACCTACTGATAACATGGACACATTTGCTCGACGACGCAGGCTCCTTGCTGAAAAAGCAAAAGGCGCAGCCATCATTCTTCCTTCGCATCCCGAAAAAGTTAGAAACAATGACGTGCACCACCCGTATCGTCAGGACACGAACCTGTACTACCTCACTGGCTGGGAAGAATCGGATTCTGTTTTTGTTTTTCGTCCAGGCCAGACGCCCGAAACTGTCATGTTTGTGCGCCCGAAAGACGTCGAACGCGAAACGTGGGACGGTTTTCGGTATGGTCCTGCAGGCTGCGCACAAGAGTTCCGGATCGAGAAAACATATTTGATTTCCGAATTCGACAAACAAATCGTCGAACTCCTTAAGCCCGTTGACCGAGTCTTCTATCACTTCAACGTCGATAAAGAATTTGACCAAAATCTTTTGATGTTGCTCGGAGACGTCAAGCGAAGCCACGGTCGCACCGGCCGGGGACACCTTCCTTTGCTAGACTCATGGGAACTGATCGGCGAAATGCGAGTTTTGAAAACCGCTGATGATGTTGAGGCCATGCGAAAAGCGTGTGTCGTCACTGCGCGAGCGCACGTGGACGTCATCAAGGCTGCGAAACCCGGAATGACTGAGAGGCAGCTGCTAGGTGTTTTCTTGGGTTCTATCTATCGGCAGAACGCGGATCGCGAAGGGTATGGTTCGATAGTCGCCTCAGGCGCCAACGCTTGCACGCTTCACTATGTGTTTAACGATCAAACTTGTCGCGACGGCGATTTGTTGTTGATCGACGCAGGAGCAGAAGTTCGCCATTACACCGGTGATATCACGCGAACTTTTCCGTTGAATGGGAAGTTCACAGCACCTCAGCGCAAGGTTTACGATCGAGTTCTAGAAGTTCAAAAGCACCTGTTCACGCTTGCAAAGCCGGGTACAGCGTTCAAGTCGCTTCAAGAGACGACCGTCGAGCTACTGACCGATGCGATGATCGATCTTGGTCTCATCAAGACGAAACGAAAAGAAGCCATTGATCTTCAACTTTACAAAAAGTATTACCCCCATGGCGTCAGTCATTATTTGGGGATGGATGTTCACGACACCGGTCTTTATCAAACAATTGGCGACAGTTCTGTCTCGCGCGTGCTCGAGCCGGGGGTGGCGTTCACCATCGAACCCGGACTTTATGTACCAGCTACCGATATGGATGCTCCGGAAGAATTTCGTGGAATTGGCGTTCGAATCGAAGACGATGTCGTCGTAACTGCAACCGGTTGTGAAAACTTGACGGCTGAAGCGCCGAAAGAAGTTGCTGATCTAGAGGCAATGATCGGTCGTTAA